In Elephas maximus indicus isolate mEleMax1 chromosome 7, mEleMax1 primary haplotype, whole genome shotgun sequence, the following proteins share a genomic window:
- the LOC126080619 gene encoding olfactory receptor 1440-like: protein MTNAIAVGRNSTTITQFILLEFYEFPKLTVVLFSIFLGIYLLTVSWNMGLITLIRMDSHLHTPMYFFLSNLSFLDICYVSTISPRMLSDFFKKHKFISFMGCTIQYFFLSSLGLTESCLLASMAYDRYAAICNPLLYTAIMSPKLCLQMVAGSCITGFFGSFIQQCALLQLHFCGPNIINHFFCDLPQMMILSCSDTFFLQVISSMLTVIFGLTSVLVIVISYGYIVATIWKITSAEGRSKAFNTCASHLMVVNLFYGSITFVYLWPSSDDSLSQNKFASIVYSVIIPMLNPLIYSLRNKEIKDALNRWKKRIFS from the coding sequence ATGACTAACGCAATTGCTGTGGGAAGAAATAGTACAACAATTACCCAGTTCATCCTCTtggaattctatgaatttccaaaGCTCACTGTTGTCCTGTTTTCAATATTCCTAGGGATCTACCTCCTGACAGTGTCTTGGAACATGGGCCTCATCACCCTCATCAGAATGGATTCCCAtctgcacacacccatgtactttttcctcagtaaCCTGTCCTTTCTAGACATCTGCTATGTTTCCACTATATCCCCCAGAATGCTCTCAGACTTCTTCAAGAAGCATAAATTCATCTCCTTTATGGGGTGCACCATACAGTACTTCTTCTTGTCTAGCCTGGGTCTGACTGAGAGCTGTCTTCTAGCATCTATGGCTTATGATCGGTATGCTgccatttgtaaccctctgctctacacagcCATCATGTCTCCAAAGCTCTGTCTGCAAATGGTGGCAGGATCTTGTATAACTGGATTCTTTGGCTCATTTATTCAACAGTGTGCCTTACTTCAGCTCCATTTCTGTGGACCAAATATCATTAaccatttcttctgtgaccttCCCCAAATGATGATTCTATCTTGCTCTGATACCTTTTTCTTACAAGTTATCAGCTCTATGCTCACAGTGATCTTTGGACTGACTTCTGTGCTGGTTATCGTGATATCCTATGGTTATATAGTTGCTACCATTTGGAAGATCACTTCAGCTGAAGGCAGGTCCAAGGCTTTCAACACCTGCGCTTCTCACCTAATGGTAGTGAACCTCTTCTATGGCTCAATCACCTTTGTCTATTTATGGCCCAGCTCTGATGATTCTCTTAGCCAAAACAAGTTCGCTTCTATTGTATACAGTGTGATAATTCCCATGTTAAATCCATTGATCTATAGTCTCAGAAACAAGGAAATCAAAGATGCCCTGAACAGATGGAAGAAGAGAATTTTTTCCtga